A single Syntrophorhabdales bacterium DNA region contains:
- the sdhB gene encoding succinate dehydrogenase iron-sulfur subunit: protein MSGEIYTFKIFRYDAQLPEEEPYFDYYRIRVATGLTVLTVLLRIRDELDGTLAFRSSCRSATCGSCAMVINGKPNLACRTQVGSFEDKTIILEPLPNMEVIKDLVVDMTPFWSMYEKVEPYFVRKSPNPEKEIFQSEQDRKKMDQFVNCILCACCYGACPVPSRDPGYAGPAALAKLERFVLDSRDERPAASLEKMNDEKGVWGCDTLFRCIDACPKDVRPTDGIVGLRKSLVKDKFKRMLGKKVSGK, encoded by the coding sequence CTACAGGATCAGGGTGGCAACGGGGCTTACGGTTCTCACCGTTCTGCTTCGCATCAGGGACGAGCTTGACGGCACGCTTGCCTTTCGCTCATCCTGCAGGTCTGCGACATGCGGTTCGTGCGCGATGGTGATCAACGGTAAACCGAACCTGGCGTGCAGAACGCAGGTCGGCTCGTTCGAGGACAAGACGATTATTCTTGAGCCGCTGCCGAACATGGAAGTGATCAAAGATCTGGTTGTGGATATGACCCCTTTCTGGAGCATGTACGAGAAAGTGGAACCGTACTTTGTCCGCAAGAGCCCGAATCCGGAGAAAGAGATTTTTCAAAGTGAGCAGGACAGAAAGAAGATGGATCAGTTCGTCAACTGCATCCTCTGCGCATGCTGTTATGGGGCATGTCCGGTGCCATCGCGCGATCCGGGATATGCCGGTCCTGCGGCTCTCGCGAAACTGGAGCGCTTCGTGCTCGATTCCAGGGATGAAAGGCCAGCTGCTTCCCTGGAAAAAATGAATGACGAGAAGGGCGTGTGGGGCTGCGACACGCTCTTTCGCTGTATAGATGCCTGTCCCAAGGATGTGCGACCCACCGACGGCATCGTGGGATTGAGAAAGAGCCTGGTCAAGGACAAGTTTAAACGCATGCTCGGCAAAAAAGTAAGCGGTAAGTAG
- a CDS encoding ubiquinol-cytochrome c reductase iron-sulfur subunit, protein MKLKYSLVTRRTFLNTLCGGWIATFLLGSLWAVWRGAFPTLGKEPDFVVLPKPEDFLGIPSNSTKPFAWGGKLGYIFKRADNTVVALKGVCSHMECNIVYKPADRKFYCPCHKGWFDEYGKNIEGPPPKPLEFLEYRVEDNKLIVFKKGVKVELPKA, encoded by the coding sequence ATGAAACTTAAGTATTCGCTCGTCACAAGACGGACGTTTCTCAACACGCTTTGTGGTGGCTGGATTGCAACTTTCCTTCTTGGAAGCCTCTGGGCGGTATGGAGGGGCGCTTTCCCAACGCTCGGCAAAGAGCCCGACTTTGTCGTGCTTCCCAAGCCGGAAGATTTTCTTGGCATTCCATCGAACAGCACGAAGCCGTTCGCGTGGGGAGGAAAACTAGGCTACATCTTCAAGAGAGCAGACAATACAGTAGTTGCGCTCAAAGGCGTCTGCTCTCACATGGAATGCAATATTGTTTACAAGCCTGCTGACAGAAAGTTTTACTGCCCGTGTCACAAGGGCTGGTTTGACGAATACGGCAAGAACATAGAGGGGCCACCGCCCAAGCCGCTTGAATTCCTTGAATACCGTGTGGAGGACAACAAGCTGATAGTCTTCAAAAAGGGAGTGAAGGTTGAGCTGCCGAAAGCGTAG